The following DNA comes from Populus trichocarpa isolate Nisqually-1 chromosome 19, P.trichocarpa_v4.1, whole genome shotgun sequence.
TTTCTAaaggagccaaaaacagaaaaaaactaaaaacaacaaaaacaaatcactgGTTATATGTCAAGAAAATACCTTAGCAGAAGCTCCAGGAATCTGTTTCAGATCTTCACGAGTTTGACCGCGGCTACTGCTTTCCTCACACTGAATGGGATTGAGTTGCTCTGTTTTACTTGGAACTGAGGCCTCCTCACCAGAACCTCCAACTGAACAGCTCTCTAGCATTTTATCTTCTTCCAATGATTTGCTGTCTGGTCGACCACTGCTTGTGGAGTTGGAATAGCTATTTGTTGTGGTATTAGATAGAAGGTTTTGATCTTTCTTGTTGAACTGTGTAGCTGCTGCTCGTGCACCAGCAATGGCTGCACTGAGACCTTCAGATTTCTCCACAACAGATGCTTTATTGTCAGAGAATCCCACAGAAATAGAACCTGGTTTCAAGGAAAAGGGATCTTGAGGATTTGGGAGAGGGAATTTTACTGGCATTGGACCTTTAACAGGGACAAGACCTCTAATTGCAGCCTCATGGATCTGTGAGACAGGAATATGTTAATCCCAAGCACATAAAAAGCACAGTTCAAGACATTTAACTTTGATGCACTGCATATACCTTCCTTTCCAAGTTATAAACACCTTGATACCCTCGCATCTCAAAAGGAACTAGTAATTTCTGCATCCGTTGAGGTAAAATGATCAGCAAGCTAAgcacattttcaaataatatatattcacaGATTGCATACCTGTGGCTGCTCACAAAGCCAGCAAAAATCTGTTTGTCCTTCTAGCCTCACCTGTAGCAACGAAACTCATCTAGATTAGTCACCAGATACACAAAAATATCAGATGACATATGTTAATGGACAGAAGGTAAGAAACAGTTGCCCACCCCTTCAGGTACTGCCTCCCAGCTTGCTAGCTCTTCACATTTCACACAGCCAACCACTTCAACACACCCTGtataatatataaagatatCGTATTTTGTATTCACGAGACAAAACAGGAAGCAGTGTTCTAACAATGCTCACTGGTTTTCACAACGCATAATCTAAAACTACAGAAAATAAGTTTAGGCTTCCTACTTCAGCTCAGGATAAACATCACCGTCATGTTTGTTTGTGGAGAATTTTACAGCTTTGGGAAAAACAATTCTACAGAGCACTGGAAAACAGCTAAAAGTTGTTTTCCAAATTCTCCACTATAGAAAACTAGGGCACTGCTTGTTCCCCTCTCATTCTATCTTTTTGTCATTCATTACTTTCAGGATAACCCAAATGAAGCCCTTATCttctattttagaaaaatattagctaCCCTATGTGCAGGAGGTTGCTATTGTTGATCATTCACAAGAAGTCGAGGAGCATTTCCAATAGTTAAGGGCAGGCGCATAAGAGGTCATGCACAAACATTCATATTAAACCCAGATCATGTTCTACTCTGGCCTGCCCATCCAGCAATTAAGTGGAAATTTAATTTGGTTGGATGCATTGTCAACACCCAAGGCTAGCCAGCATCTTTAGCCATGTGTGAGAACACCCATGCTAGAAACCAATAACCATGTTTGTGAAATGGTCACACAGATTCCTCACTCCATTCATGAGATGGGATTTATGCCTACAGCATGATCTTAAGCCACAGTTGACTTACTGCTTCCtttcatggtaaaaaaaaatatagagagagagaatccacaattctgaaaacaaaaaacgaCACAAAGTGGTACCAGcaaatccaaaacaaatcatttcATGAATCTACAGAATTCGTTGAGAGGAAAAGAAAGTGTTGAATTTGTTGTTAAGACTTGAGAAAAACATAGAAACGCATGATATCAAAAGTACTCAAGCAGATACCTAAGAGTCTTGAAACAGGATAATGTTCTGGAAACTTTAAGTCAGTAATGCCATTCACTGCATAAATTTCTCTATAGAAGTCTTCCATCGTTTTGATTGTATCTTCCTCCGGAACTTTACTTGCGGCATGAATCCAAAGGCGGCCTTCAAAATACAAGATTCTTTACACTTAATAACAACTTCAACAAGATGGGAAAAAAAGAGTGATGCTGAATctattatttcatatttatgaaataaatggAGTGTCCCCTGGACTTCCCACCAGAACATGCGTCGTATAATTGTGGTCAATGGGTTCCATAGTTAAGCCCCAAGACCTTTCCTGGCTgtcaactttaaatttgtttatgctTGTATTGATATAGACTTGAATTCCAAGAAATCATTCCTTCACAACAATGGTTAAATGATCATATCTTAATATCATAGAACCAGATTATCAAGTGGTGCATTGATTGTCCTATAAACAGTACCAACTAATTCATTTccatgacaaaataaaaatcctaaaggAAAAGTTGAAGTATGCCTTAACAGAACACCTGGTGAGGAGAATTTTCATTGAAGGTAGCTACAGCAATGAGAAGGCATCTTGTCATAGGAGATTGATTTCACTTCTCTTATCCATGACTCTTCCATAGCCCACAAAGAAAAACTTAACCAAACTTCTGAGTTATCTAATAAGACAAACACATGTGTAGGTTATGTTATTAAAGCAAACATAACATTTTTCTCAACGATGCTTCAAAACATTTAACTCATGTTAAGAAACATAACCTAATATTTCATTTCATGATAAACTAGGATAAACTTTTCTTGTGTTGTCTTTGTTTCGGCGTACTTGTACATCTTGGAGTTTCCtcttttgaaagatgaaacatGATATAAGGAgatactccttttcttttctttttctaaattgagCAAACTTCCTAAGATTAAACCAAAGAGGTAACCAACATCCAACACCATGGAGGCATTCAATTTCCCTTAACCTTTCTTTTCCACTTTGCcatttgaattgaaattcaaCCATTCAAGTATCCAATTTAGCAAACAAGACAAAACCACAgcctaaataaaaacaaaacagtggTTTCAAACTTCTGTTATCTCATCAATACTTAGTATCATTCAAAcccttaaaaatcaaaagagcaaaaaaagTTTCAGCTAATTAAGCACAGCCTtctgataaacaaaaaaaaaatcattcctttcttcttccctgCTTTTCTCATCAACCAAACAACACCAAACTCCAAAGAAACAAGCTCTTAATATTTACAAGGCACAAAACTTGAACATGGTACCAATATCTAAACTACAAAAGCTCATAAATTTCCTATCATTACCTACActaccaataaaaaaactaaaagggttTTCATGATTTGCACCAAATATACATTCTATGACtctaaattttcttctttttgttacCTCTAATAGGAGTAGTCCATGACCTGCCTTCAATACGTTTGATGCCGTATACCAACAATGAAGCCCATGGTTGATGCATGGTCAAACACGGGTTCGTGTAGTTCCCATACCCCcttccacctcctcctcctcctcctcctgcacCACCACCTCTTCGCATATCTAATGAGCACTTTTCACTAATTGAGTTCGCTTTGGTTTTtctctcttggtttttttttttttgcctggaAAGAAGAGGaatctgaaaaattaaattgcagGTCCTTTTTTTCACTAAACAAAAAGTGTAGGTGTACTAGACTTTTTATCACGTGACATTGACACGTGCaagttctttatttttattccttttaaagTAGAAATTAGAAAAGGTTTAAcaattggatttgttttttaattaaaaaaaatatttttaaaaaaatttaaaattacaatttttttatgaatttaaattattttaatatattaaaatcaaaaataaattttaaaaaataaataaaaatattattttaatatatctttaaataaaatatattttaaaaaataatcactattatAATTTCACACTCTACCACTATCGTTGTAATATGTTTTCAAGAcaatttatattgtatttttaataattattttatttgataatttattaaataataaataataattcggacatttatataaatatttgaaacataataaataaaatataaacatttaaatttcaataatgaataagaatataaatataaaaaacctacCCCCAAGTAATCATTATCATTCATGTGACTGCAGTCTTCCCTAAGGCCAGCAGTCTTCCCCTTCTAGTCGATAGCTCTATGACAGGCTTCCTTGTTTCTGGGGCTCTGCTCACTTGTCTACGAGAACAAAATGCATTaagatttgtttataatttccATGGGGTTCACCCTGTGAAAGTGAGGACTTTCTCCAAACAATGATCTCACTCCAATCCTCTCCTCTTTTGTCAACAAAATATCAGTCTAGTGTTGGAGGTGCTACCTCTTCAAAATTGAGCAAATCCCATAGTCTGAGCTTATGAATATGGATGCCAAACCGCTGCGAAAGGAGCATCCATGGTTGTGTCCATGCCAGTGATCACAATGAATGAATCACTAGGAGAAACATGGATAGGATCAGCAGAAGTGGTTCACGCCTATACCTCCATGCCAACGAGCCAGCGACACGATCGGTTCTCTCTGGATCCATATTGTCACTAGAATTAATGAGCTTCCAGTTCCTCCTAAGTGGTCTCCTCTTCTAAATCACTGGCTTCTATTACTCCCCTTGCTCTCCTCCTAGTACCCTTTCCCGCTGCAAAAAAATACAAGACCAAATTTGAGAAGGATTAAAAAGCCAGACACAACGCTGCATTGGATCTTGACTAGCTAGCCAAAAGCATCATGTCTGCTATCCATCCTGACTAGTACGGAGTTGATCACAAGATGTTCTTTCAGAATTGGTTAAAATGGGCAGAGTGTTAGAGTTCGTTGCGGGTGCTCTCTCTAGGTAGAACAGCACCCTTGCTTCTCATAGTCTCCTATAATAATACAGTGTCTCCTGTTTACCTCACCACTATCCATTTGACTCTCCACCCAGGTACAGATTCTAACCTCCATTGATAGAATGTATTTACTATGAGGGCAGCGACGAAATGTAAAGAGCTAGGTAGTATCGCTGCATGCTGCCATCTATACATCTCCTGATCAACTCGTAGCAAGTTTTAAAAATGGACACCGAGAGAATTATATGTTCGTAAAAGGTAAGAAATCTCTTAAAAGCTGCAAGTATCACCCAACCATTAGGGTGAAGTTGGCTACAACATATTCCATAGCTcgtgaatatgtttttttttttgtgaaaccaGTCTAAGAGAGATTGTAGCCACacctaaaaatagaaaatgacaTATTTATCTCGGATTACCTACAGTCCTACATCTCCTACCCTCGATAATCTGGCTAATTCTTTATTCAGGAGGGGGAACTCTATATATCTTCATATGGAGTTGAGGATGATGATGGCATTACGGATACATGGTTATTGCTATGAGAGTTAATGCATGTTACCATTTAGATGCCTTTCAAAAAATTCAGCTACGGATAATAACCatggtgatatatatatatattagaacaCAAAGAATTAAGTATCGTTGAACACTCTCCCGGAGGAATAAATGGTAAGATATGTATAAAGCTACGGATATAAATAGCAATGTTTAagctaataaaattatgaaaatatgataagagttgtttttaaaatattttttattttaaaatatattaaaataatattttttatttttaaaaattatttttaatattattatatcaaaataatctgaaagaataaaaaatatattaatttaaagtaaaataataaaaaattaaatttttaaaaaaatattttctgatcACAGTGCCGCATAAGCAATCATGAGATTTTGGTGCAAATGTTCTTATACTTGAATGAAAAAAGTTTACAGTGCATTGCCAGCCCGCTCTATCCTCAGCCTAGGCGAGCTGGGCATGTGCTCACCTGGGTTGCTAGGTGTGTGCTCTCCCTAGGCGCACCCGCAGGGCAAGTTAGGCGCCAGCTCGCCCTAGGCTAGGCCCAAACGAGCATCCAGGTATGGGCTAAACCTttgtttttctatcttttttttcttttttttttacacgtaACCCTGTAGTTTTTACTCATAAATACCCACaggaaaatattatcaaaataatgtgaTGATTTTTATCTAAGAAACAACcgtattaaatttatttaaaataattgaaatcgATTCAAACTAACaggattttattcaattattttagaataaaaatcaaaattcaaccaACTGGTTttgattcggtttggttttggtttggttattttatattaaaaatcaaaaattatattatttgctggggtttttttgtaatttctaatggatttaattttggtttgactcaattttttcagtttaactcggttttttattaatattgttcggtttagttttttaatttcaaatttataaaacagAACCAAACCGATtagtcttttaaaatattttaatcattgtttttttacaatttagttttttaattattttttttttttcaattcaatcaatttttcagtgtttttttctATCCCCTCTATCAAACCAACACTTTGATTGGAGACAACAACACGGAGACCTTTTCCACGACCAATGAACTTCACTCTCTTATTTCATAAGGTAAGAATCTAGCCAGTGTAGGGTAGCCACTAGCCACCCTTGCAAGGCGAGCTACAAGTAGCGTTGCCACCCCTACGcatgttgtttt
Coding sequences within:
- the LOC7465939 gene encoding uncharacterized protein LOC7465939; the encoded protein is MRRGGGAGGGGGGGGRGYGNYTNPCLTMHQPWASLLVYGIKRIEGRSWTTPIRGRLWIHAASKVPEEDTIKTMEDFYREIYAVNGITDLKFPEHYPVSRLLGCVEVVGCVKCEELASWEAVPEGVRLEGQTDFCWLCEQPQKLLVPFEMRGYQGVYNLERKIHEAAIRGLVPVKGPMPVKFPLPNPQDPFSLKPGSISVGFSDNKASVVEKSEGLSAAIAGARAAATQFNKKDQNLLSNTTTNSYSNSTSSGRPDSKSLEEDKMLESCSVGGSGEEASVPSKTEQLNPIQCEESSSRGQTREDLKQIPGASAKIFAAAVRGLKQS